In one window of Erinaceus europaeus chromosome 17, mEriEur2.1, whole genome shotgun sequence DNA:
- the TIGD3 gene encoding tigger transposable element-derived protein 3 isoform X1, producing MAVPGEAMELSGRKKLHALSLAEKIQVLELLDESKMSQSEVARRFQVSQPQISRICKNKEKLLADWRSGTANRQRKRKRASKYSGLDEALRRWYHVARARAWDVTGPVLLHKAKELADVLGQDFVPSIGWLVRWKRRNNVGPGAPRHVLLPPGSLLSIPARPPAALRDFAPEDVFGCAEVPLLYRAEPGGRVGAGEWVRVLLCASSRGTEKRPALVTGPRASPACFFGVSSEALPASYYPGPATPWAEWLVRFDRDVGRQGRRVALLLATREAGELAGLPGLGHVRLLPVPPAAPSLPGLVVQAFKTHYRRRLLGKLAATRSARDGASTAPAGTAVTLLDALHLTAAAWAKVPSRLIARGFAQGGPAPGKMDPEQDPPAPPGLSREEFSHFVDLEGEEPELGVCKEEVGGPGEEDGGAQDGFQPLPTRADALQALGTLRRWMECSGSSPELLEKFYECEEEVERLCCP from the coding sequence CATGGAGCTGAGTGGCAGGAAGAAGCTGCACGCGCTGTCTCTGGCCGAGAAGATCCAGGTGCTGGAGCTGCTGGACGAGTCCAAGATGTCGCAGTCGGAGGTGGCCCGGCGCTTCCAGGTGTCGCAGCCCCAGATCTCTCGCATCTGCAAGAACAAGGAGAAGCTGCTGGCCGACTGGCGCAGCGGCACCGCCAACCGCCAACGCAAGCGCAAGCGGGCGTCCAAGTACAGCGGGCTGGACGAGGCGCTGCGGCGCTGGTACCACGTGGCGCGGGCCCGGGCCTGGGACGTGACGGGCCCCGTGCTGCTCCACAAGGCCAAGGAGCTGGCCGACGTCCTGGGCCAGGACTTCGTGCCCAGCATCGGCTGGCTGGTGCGCTGGAAACGCCGCAACAACGTGGGCCCGGGGGCCCCCCGCCACGTCCTCCTGCCCCCCGGGTCCCTGCTGTCCATCCCGGCCCGGCCGCCGGCCGCCCTCCGAGACTTCGCCCCCGAGGACGTGTTCGGCTGTGCCGAGGTGCCCCTGCTGTACCGGGCTGAGCCGGGCGGCCGGGTGGGGGCCGGCGAGTGGGTGCGGGTGCTGCTGTGTGCCAGCAGCCGGGGCACAGAGAAGCGGCCGGCGCTGGTCACCGGGCCCCGGGCTTCCCCCGCCTGCTTCTTTGGGGTCAGCAGCGAGGCCCTGCCAGCCTCCTACTACCCGGGCCCGGCCACCCCCTGGGCAGAGTGGCTGGTGCGGTTTGACCGGGACGTGGGGCGGCAGGGCCGGCGGGTGGCCCTGCTGCTGGCCACCCGGGAAGCGGGGGAGCTAGCAGGCCTGCCGGGGCTCGGCCACGTGCGCCTCCTGCCCGTGCCCCCCGCCGCCCCATCCCTGCCCGGCCTCGTGGTCCAGGCCTTCAAGACCCACTACCGGCGTCGGCTGCTGGGCAAGCTCGCGGCCACCCGGAGTGCCAGGGACGGCGCCTCGACGGCCCCAGCAGGGACGGCCGTCACCCTGCTGGACGCTCTGCATCTGACGGCAGCCGCCTGGGCCAAGGTGCCCTCCCGGCTCATTGCCCGAGGCTTCGCTCAAGGAGGGCCAGCTCCCGGCAAAATGGACCCAGAGCAGGACCCGCCAGCGCCCCCGGGGCTGAGCCGCGAGGAGTTCTCCCACTTTGTGGACCTGGAGGGCGAGGAGCCTGAGTTGGGGGTGTGcaaggaggaggtggggggccCCGGGGAAGAGGATGGGGGTGCCCAGGACGGCTTCCAGCCTCTGCCCACAAGAGCCGACGCCCTCCAGGCCCTGGGCACACTACGGCGGTGGATGGAGTGCAGCGGCTCCTCTCCAGAGCTTCTGGAAAAGTTCTATGAGTGCGAGGAGGAGGTGGAGCGTCTGTGCTGCCCCTGA
- the TIGD3 gene encoding tigger transposable element-derived protein 3 isoform X2, whose translation MELSGRKKLHALSLAEKIQVLELLDESKMSQSEVARRFQVSQPQISRICKNKEKLLADWRSGTANRQRKRKRASKYSGLDEALRRWYHVARARAWDVTGPVLLHKAKELADVLGQDFVPSIGWLVRWKRRNNVGPGAPRHVLLPPGSLLSIPARPPAALRDFAPEDVFGCAEVPLLYRAEPGGRVGAGEWVRVLLCASSRGTEKRPALVTGPRASPACFFGVSSEALPASYYPGPATPWAEWLVRFDRDVGRQGRRVALLLATREAGELAGLPGLGHVRLLPVPPAAPSLPGLVVQAFKTHYRRRLLGKLAATRSARDGASTAPAGTAVTLLDALHLTAAAWAKVPSRLIARGFAQGGPAPGKMDPEQDPPAPPGLSREEFSHFVDLEGEEPELGVCKEEVGGPGEEDGGAQDGFQPLPTRADALQALGTLRRWMECSGSSPELLEKFYECEEEVERLCCP comes from the coding sequence ATGGAGCTGAGTGGCAGGAAGAAGCTGCACGCGCTGTCTCTGGCCGAGAAGATCCAGGTGCTGGAGCTGCTGGACGAGTCCAAGATGTCGCAGTCGGAGGTGGCCCGGCGCTTCCAGGTGTCGCAGCCCCAGATCTCTCGCATCTGCAAGAACAAGGAGAAGCTGCTGGCCGACTGGCGCAGCGGCACCGCCAACCGCCAACGCAAGCGCAAGCGGGCGTCCAAGTACAGCGGGCTGGACGAGGCGCTGCGGCGCTGGTACCACGTGGCGCGGGCCCGGGCCTGGGACGTGACGGGCCCCGTGCTGCTCCACAAGGCCAAGGAGCTGGCCGACGTCCTGGGCCAGGACTTCGTGCCCAGCATCGGCTGGCTGGTGCGCTGGAAACGCCGCAACAACGTGGGCCCGGGGGCCCCCCGCCACGTCCTCCTGCCCCCCGGGTCCCTGCTGTCCATCCCGGCCCGGCCGCCGGCCGCCCTCCGAGACTTCGCCCCCGAGGACGTGTTCGGCTGTGCCGAGGTGCCCCTGCTGTACCGGGCTGAGCCGGGCGGCCGGGTGGGGGCCGGCGAGTGGGTGCGGGTGCTGCTGTGTGCCAGCAGCCGGGGCACAGAGAAGCGGCCGGCGCTGGTCACCGGGCCCCGGGCTTCCCCCGCCTGCTTCTTTGGGGTCAGCAGCGAGGCCCTGCCAGCCTCCTACTACCCGGGCCCGGCCACCCCCTGGGCAGAGTGGCTGGTGCGGTTTGACCGGGACGTGGGGCGGCAGGGCCGGCGGGTGGCCCTGCTGCTGGCCACCCGGGAAGCGGGGGAGCTAGCAGGCCTGCCGGGGCTCGGCCACGTGCGCCTCCTGCCCGTGCCCCCCGCCGCCCCATCCCTGCCCGGCCTCGTGGTCCAGGCCTTCAAGACCCACTACCGGCGTCGGCTGCTGGGCAAGCTCGCGGCCACCCGGAGTGCCAGGGACGGCGCCTCGACGGCCCCAGCAGGGACGGCCGTCACCCTGCTGGACGCTCTGCATCTGACGGCAGCCGCCTGGGCCAAGGTGCCCTCCCGGCTCATTGCCCGAGGCTTCGCTCAAGGAGGGCCAGCTCCCGGCAAAATGGACCCAGAGCAGGACCCGCCAGCGCCCCCGGGGCTGAGCCGCGAGGAGTTCTCCCACTTTGTGGACCTGGAGGGCGAGGAGCCTGAGTTGGGGGTGTGcaaggaggaggtggggggccCCGGGGAAGAGGATGGGGGTGCCCAGGACGGCTTCCAGCCTCTGCCCACAAGAGCCGACGCCCTCCAGGCCCTGGGCACACTACGGCGGTGGATGGAGTGCAGCGGCTCCTCTCCAGAGCTTCTGGAAAAGTTCTATGAGTGCGAGGAGGAGGTGGAGCGTCTGTGCTGCCCCTGA